The following coding sequences lie in one Actinomycetes bacterium genomic window:
- a CDS encoding DUF6398 domain-containing protein codes for MDAVEAPKVPVALRPVFNEITAITSRFCAEHLDEEYARLCAKLAARLARRRPSPLLRGDRRIWAAGVVYAIGRVNFLADPAQRPHLRTDDLADLLGVKQATMANKGRLIMDMLGIGLLDPGYSRSDRLDQNPLVWMIQVDGLVVDARWLPEQLQVQAWRRGLIPYVPAHATPGDPAEPSATRP; via the coding sequence TTGGACGCTGTCGAGGCGCCGAAGGTGCCGGTCGCGCTGCGGCCGGTCTTCAACGAGATCACCGCGATCACCAGCAGGTTCTGCGCCGAGCACCTGGATGAGGAGTACGCGCGGCTGTGCGCCAAGCTGGCCGCCAGGCTCGCCCGCAGGCGGCCGTCCCCGCTGCTGCGCGGTGACCGGCGGATCTGGGCGGCCGGCGTCGTCTACGCCATCGGGCGGGTCAACTTCCTGGCGGACCCGGCGCAGCGGCCGCACCTGCGCACCGACGACCTGGCCGACCTGCTCGGGGTCAAGCAGGCCACCATGGCCAACAAGGGCCGGCTGATCATGGACATGCTGGGCATCGGGTTGCTGGACCCGGGGTACAGCCGGTCCGACAGGCTGGACCAGAACCCGCTGGTCTGGATGATCCAGGTCGACGGTCTGGTGGTGGACGCCCGCTGGCTGCCTGAACAGCTGCAGGTCCAGGCGTGGCGGCGGGGGCTGATCCCGTACGTGCCCGCGCACGCCACCCCAGGCGACCCCGCCGAGCCTTCGGCGACGCGGCCATGA